The Rosa chinensis cultivar Old Blush chromosome 7, RchiOBHm-V2, whole genome shotgun sequence DNA segment TGTAACACTTGAGAACTACAATTTTCATGATTACGACAACATTTCcgtgtttctttgttttatttatacATTATGAtcctaattttctatgcagcaAAGGTCCTAAAAAATTTGAATGtgccaatttcatcaaaatctgcATTTTCCCTATTTTTGCATGCTCCAGAAAGATTAAACATGACACATTTTGAATCTTTATTCAGGACCCAAACAGGATCTAATAAAACTCACTCGACAACTATACTAGTTAAAGTGTTAAACAAAtgaataaatgaaaaatataaaaattagtAAAAACACCCTTTGCTTGATGACATGATCATTGgcggatttccatttttcttaGTGAAACCTCGAGAGATTCTTAGGTAGGTCAACCATACCGTGTAGCAGTAGATCTGTCCAATCAAGACCTTACAGGGGATGTTTTGGGTATATTGTTTTATTAAAAGAGAGCTAATTTTGGGATATGCAAAATTCCTTCTTAATTTTGATTGAGTTGTCCCACCACGTGGTTcctacctaagaatttctcaagAATGCCTCACTTGGTTGCTGAAAAGATCACACTCAACAATATAGATTCTAACCGGCTCTAGGACAAATACTCCAAATGTGTCATTGTCATCTAATTTATGGGTTATAACACACGATTTTTTGCCCATGAGCTGTGACATGTTGGTACGTTTTAATTCCAATATTATAAAAGTCATAGGTTCGATTCTCACTTACATATGTAATGGTGAGTTAAgggttttaaaaaataaaaaataaaaaaaaacacgatTTTTTTCCGTTTCAGCGTACtcaataaatattaaatatgaGGCAATAAAGTGGTtcctaaatctttttttttttcttcgactTATTATACATTCCTGCATATTTGTGAGACAGCAGATTAAAAAACTCCAATCTCTGCATCGATGCATGCTGGGCATCAAAATCAGTTATTATCAGTCATATTATTATAACTGAGAAGGTAATGATTTAAGCTTGACAGTGCCCAACAACTACTCTAGCTAGCCTTCTTCAACTTCACTCATAACTACCAAACAAGACTACACTACACTACACAATTTTTCAAAAGTTTCAAGAAGAATTATTGAAACACCAACCCTTTATTGTTGTTTCTATTCATAAGTTGACAAATAGCAATGCGATCTTAAAATGCAACATCTCTTTACAAACAAACacctaaataaaagaaaagaaacgcttgaaacaaaagcaaagcattccttctttctcactcaaaaatACACCAAAGCTAGTAGACTTTAAGCACAACAGCTTAAATTATCATAAACCCCACCGCAACCTCTTACAAGAAGGATGTGAAAGCAGGCTGTGGAGCTGTGAAAGCAAACAAAGAGAAACAATGCCCCCAGAAGTGCCCCATTATCGATCTTCTGTAACTCCTCTAGTACGGTTCTCTCCTTCTATCTCACCTGAAGCCCAACTAAATCAACTGTACAGACACAAGTATTGGAGAGGAGAGAAAGGAGAGACAAATATGAACTTTGCCAGAAAGAAACTCATcccttttcttgttttaatcCTTTCAATCATTTCTGTACTCAGACTTATTAGAGTAGCAATAActacatcttcttcttcttcacacccaTTGCCTGCTTTACCTCCTCTTGGAGACTCATGTTCCAATCCTCCCTCATGCACTAAATTTCAATCAGAGAGAAGTGCCTCCATTAACGCCACCCGCCTGCGGAAAAAGGAATACCAACTTCTGTCAAATCTCATTTCCCAGAGAGCCCCTTGCAACCTCCTCATTTTTGGGCTGGAACCTCAGTAtctatctctctcatcaatcaaTGCAGGCGGCACTACCATCTTTCTGGAGGATGACGTTAACAAGATAAGCACCATGACAACAGATTCCAACACCACCAGAATCTACAGGGTGGACTACGAGGTACCTGCAAAAGAGGCCTACAACCTGCTGAAGCATGCAAGGGAAAACCCAGTCTGTGCACCTAGCTCAAAACAGCTTCAAGTATCAAAATGTCAGCTTGCGCTGAAAAATTTGCCACAAGAAGTTTATGAGCTTAAATGggatgtggtggtggtggatggaCCAAGCGGGAATAGGCCCGAGGCACCAGGCAGGATGGCAGCTATATATACTGCAAGTATGTTAGCAAGAAATGGGAATATTACGGATGTAGTAGTGCATGATGTGGATCGAACAATTGAGAAGTGGTTTTCCTGGGAATTTCTGTGTGATGAGAACTTGGTTTCTTCAAAAGGGAAACTATGGAACTTTAGGATCATGGGTCACACAAATTCTTCAAAATTTTGCCTTCCCAAAGAAGTTACAATAGTGTAATTCTTGCTTTTAAGTTCTATGTTTTCCCCCCATCTACAAAGAGATAAGCTTATATCATTGTTCAGGTTTTCAATAGTGCAACAAGAAAGGTAGAAGACCAGATGCGATGGCCGCTTTTTCATGAACGAGCTCAGCATTTTTATCACTGCCATGAGTTAGAGGGGAATTTCAAGTTATTTCCAGATAGAAAGACAGTTATTTGAAGTTGTGGGATTTGCAAATATAAGTAGAGTGGAGCTCCTATCTATCTATTGATGTATACAGACCTAGTAGAAAAAGATTTTCTCACTTCTTtagttcttttattttatttatatgtaAATAAGAACTATTTTTTGTGCCTACATCTGTGTATCTATCTATGGATGACTAGTATGTGAAAATGTAGAAGTTAGAATCTGCAATCCAAGTGCAAGCCTACAGGCTGTAATTTCCAGTTCCTAATACATTTCTAATTAAGGTGACATGTCAAAGGTGCCAGTTTTTGCAGTTAGAAACCATTGTGATCGATCATTGACGcaaactttgtcaacacaaataatcCATTGATTGATCCAAAACCTGATATCTTTCTCATGTTCAACATGCATgacatgaaggaaaaaaaaaaaatcaggttGAATATATTTCTCAGGGAAAAATTCACATTGCATACATCTGATTCAATTACTATGAGCGCATTTGAACTTACAGCTCTATCTTGTACAATAGCCTAAAAACTGATCACACCAGTGCTCCTTTGTTTCCTTCAAATTTTCAGCTCAATTTGGCATCTACCGAAACTCATGAGAAAAAAGGTCGATTATCTGCATAGTGGTTCTCCCAGATGTGCGTCTTCGGAAAAATCATCAACTCACAATCACAGAATTATTCACTTGCACCAGTTCGCTGCATGAAAGGAAACATACAAGAAAATGTCTCAGCCTTAGGAGTTTGTCAGATGTGTGTTGTGTCTGCATTTCATAGATTTTAAGCACAAAACAATGAAATAAAGGCTCACAATCATCAGATCACTTCACTGCATGGTCTCTTTACTGTCACTTTAGACCGCATACAATCCGACAACAATGAAATGAAGGCAACTAAATGATTCCACTGGAGAGGTAATGCTCAAAGTTGGTTTTCGTGCCAATTGCCTTTGAGCCAAACAACATCTCTTATCCCCATAAGTAGAATGGGATGGAGTGTGTCTGGGTGTATTCATGAATTGAttttcccagccaagataaaaaggtttcttcaaatttcaaataatgCCTATAAGCCTTAATGGATTATCTTAATGTCCTCTTTACTAAATGTCATAGAAGGTCGAGACAATTAAACATCTCCCTGTAACTTAGCACTCACCAGATACAGGAAGGCTTATGAAATTCATATACTGAGTCCTAACATGAATGTATGAGATATCATGCAACCAATGCTGTACCACAACATTAAACAGAGAAATCCTACCAATCAAAGAGAAACTAGCTTTAGAAATCTTAAACTTTCAGTCATCAACAAACAGACACAGTAAGTAGGACATTGGAACTCACCATCCTTTTGCTGACGTAAGGCTGTATCTTGATTGGCATCTCAGATTGACTTTCAACCTTAACTGAATTAAGTTTCTCCAACTCAAATTCTTTTTTAGTCTCTTTCCGGGTACCAGATTGCCAAACTCCACCAAAATTGGGGAGCCAATTAGCATCATAATCGCTCTTGACAATCTCACCCCTTTGTTCCATCTCCAGCTCCCTCTTTCTCCTTTCTGCCCAAGCTGCTCCCACTCGTTTTGGGTTTAATTTCTTGGACTTCCCTGACTTACTTGACGGAGGAAGAAGGGTACCAGAAACTGGTTGTATTGGAATACTAAGCTGATTTTCTTCATCTGCTGCAAACCAAGGAGGAAGTGCTCCAGTATAAACATTTCCACCGGCCTCTTTCGGACCCTTGGAAGGAATTTGAGTGAGATTCTGAACacctggaaagaaaaaaaaaattgtgaatgaGCATGCTTTACCTATATCAGATTAAATACAACTCTACCTATATCATCAGGTCAAAAGTGAATATAAATTTTGCAATCATTCATTAGAGTTAGCACATTTTTCAAAGATGTACACAATTGACATCAACTTAATAGTTCAGATCAACACATAGAACAAACACAAGATTACTACCTTGAGAACTGCTCTGTCCTATTGTCATTCTTCCGTGCTGATACACCTTGTTCATCTGCATCAAACATATTATTGTTAGTCAAATTTATGGCCATTTTAAATACAAATACATGATAGAAAGCTTTTTGTTCTTTCTGAAGAAGTGCATGACCAAACTTACCCTTTCAGTATTGAAATTGCCGTCAGCTGAGCCTTTATTACCATTAGAAATAAGAGAACCCTGGCTACTAACTGAGGTCACAAAAGTAAGCACACAGCAGATAGCAAAACTTAACATAAGCATGTTTCATTATATGGGAGGAACCTCTAAGCCAATCCCAATATAATCATAAACAAAAGATCCACATCCTATAAACAAACATGCATACCTGTTAAACCTTTGGAATTAATAGAAGAGGACGCAGTAACATCTTGCACAAAGCAGCCAACATTTGCAACTTGAGAAAGTCCAGAATGGGATACCTGATTCTCATTTGTATGATATAGTAAAGGCATAACACCATTTGAAAAACTTGAACTACTATTATTTTCAAAAGTATCTAAAATTCCATATTCAAGTTTATTATGGATATCATTTGAAGGTCCTGGCATTGGTCCTCCAGAAATAGCTTCACTCTTCAATGACTTGCACTTCTTCTCCCACTGCAGCCACATGCGTAATCATTAATAACTTATAGACTCTAAAAAGAATATTACTCTATGATtaactcttttttgttttcgcAATTGTTTCTCTATAAAATCACATTGGGAACACAATGCCACAGAATTGAAGAGAGGCCTTGTATACCTTAGCAAGGTCAGCTTCCAATATCCTGAATTTATCGACAGAATCCATTCCTCCACCGTATTTCCACAAGAAGtgcttcaaattcttcagatgTTCGGCACTCGCAAGGTGATTAATTGCATTGCCACTGATAATCAAAAAACACCAACACAGTGTAAACCACCAATTTCACAATCACAGtctcaaaatcaatcaatttgTACAGAAATTATCCACAACTTGATTATCTTCCTCTGTTTTCTCATCAATCAGACACTAATTTTACAGCTAATTCAAAAATGACGATCGAGAATCTCACCAAGCGAAGGAGCTATCCCGCTCGTCAATGTCGAAATCGCAGAAGACGCACCAGAGGCGGTTGCGAGCGGCGTGTTCGAGGCGGAGGAAGGTAGGGTTTTTGAGGAAGAAAACGACGTCGGAGAGCTTGGCCTGGAAGCGAGAGAGGAAAGTAGAGAGGGACTTGGTGTGGCTGGGGATGTACTTGTGGCTCGGACCTTGGTCGTGATTCAGCTTGCAAACCGTGCAATACTCGAAGTCGTGCTTCTTCTTCATTGTTGTGGCGTTGgatttagggttagggttaggatTCCACGAATGAGCCTTTGATC contains these protein-coding regions:
- the LOC121050595 gene encoding probable methyltransferase At1g27930 translates to MTTDSNTTRIYRVDYEVPAKEAYNLLKHARENPVCAPSSKQLQVSKCQLALKNLPQEVYELKWDVVVVDGPSGNRPEAPGRMAAIYTASMLARNGNITDVVVHDVDRTIEKWFSWEFLCDENLVSSKGKLWNFRIMGHTNSSKFCLPKEVTIV
- the LOC112178969 gene encoding TITAN-like protein codes for the protein MEEKEKRSKAHSWNPNPNPKSNATTMKKKHDFEYCTVCKLNHDQGPSHKYIPSHTKSLSTFLSRFQAKLSDVVFFLKNPTFLRLEHAARNRLWCVFCDFDIDERDSSFACGNAINHLASAEHLKNLKHFLWKYGGGMDSVDKFRILEADLAKWEKKCKSLKSEAISGGPMPGPSNDIHNKLEYGILDTFENNSSSSFSNGVMPLLYHTNENQVSHSGLSQVANVGCFVQDVTASSSINSKGLTVSSQGSLISNGNKGSADGNFNTERMNKVYQHGRMTIGQSSSQGVQNLTQIPSKGPKEAGGNVYTGALPPWFAADEENQLSIPIQPVSGTLLPPSSKSGKSKKLNPKRVGAAWAERRKRELEMEQRGEIVKSDYDANWLPNFGGVWQSGTRKETKKEFELEKLNSVKVESQSEMPIKIQPYVSKRMRTGASE